Sequence from the Microscilla marina ATCC 23134 genome:
TAAGGTAAAAGAAACTTTGCACAACATTCGTATGGGCAAAGTAGAAGATAAACATCAATGGATGGTGAAAGTAAACTAAATAAAATCAACCATAAAAGACCACAAACTTGCAAGTTTGTGGTCTTTTGGTTTACAGGCATAAGACTTAAACGAATACAAAAAAACTGGCAAAGTACCTTGTTTTACGATCAGACTTTTATAAATTGTACACAGTATCTTTCATAAGGTGCTACTACTAAAATTACCAACCAAATATTAAAATAAAGGTAGTTGAGCTTGTTTCACAATCTCTAAATCACCTATTGTATGGTAGAAATAATCAGTCTTGAAGGAACCGAAGATACTCCAAAAATCGTTTTAGATCCTAAAAATGGAGTATTTGAATTTACTGGCAGGTCTTTACCAGAAGACGCCATGGATTTTTATGAACCAGTAGTAGAATGGTTTGGCAGGTATAAAAACAATCCCAATGCCCAAACCAAAGTAGTCTTTAAACTAGAGTATATCAACTCAGCTTCTACCAAAGCTTGTGTAGATGTACTGAAAGCCTTAGAACCTATCCCTCATACACAGGTGGTATGGGTCTATGACGACGAAGATATAGAAGACCTGGGAAAACAATTTGCCCGCTTGGTGGAAGTCCCCTTTCAGGTTACCCGAGAAGAAATGTAGCTGTAAACTGGCTGAATTACTCACAAAAAACTGCGATTATCCTTTAGGGTAATCGTTTTTTTGTTTTCATACAAAAAAAATAAAAATTTAAATAATTGATTTTAAGAGGGTTATATATTATTTGAATGTTTTCATACAAAAAAAAGCCAGGCTGTTAAACCTTTGCTCTACATTACACTCTAAGGGGCATAAGTTTATTAAAAACGAAGAACAAAATTTTTATCTTATTATTTAAAAATTTACACAAATGAAATTGACTAAATATTTTCTCGGATTTTTCTTGGCTTTTGCCCTTACTGTAGCGTTCAATAGCCAAACCCAGGCTCAGTCTACCCCCAAAGTAAAAAAGCGTCAGGTAAACCAAAAGAAACGTATTCGCAACGGAGTAAAATCTGGGGAGCTTACTAAAAAAGAAGCTGCCAAACTTCGCAAGCAACAAAGAAATGTCAAAGCCACCAAACGTGCTGCCAAAGCCGATGGTAAAGTGACCAGAAAAGAACGTAAACAAATTAAACGTAAGCAAAACCGAGCAAGCAAAAATATTAAACGTAAAAAACATAATAACCGCAAACGCAAAGGCAATTAAATCTTTACAGTTTGATTGATCAGAAGACCGAAGGTAACAGCTTTCGGTCTTTTTTTGTTTGTATGATATTGCCAAAAATGTGTAGGTAACCTTATTACCTGAAATAGGTAAGTGAGTTGGTTGGAAAACACGCTTTACCTTGCAATGCTTTAGAACGATGACAAACATTACCAGTGATTAGGTACAGGAAAGAACCAGTGTTTTAAGTATTTGAAATTGAGTATATGAATGTTTTTTTTTATGACTCTATAAAACTTATCATCCAATAACTTTCCTGGTTTTTTCTCTTGTAAACATAGTGTTAGCTTCTGTACCTAAAACCTGGCAATTTCGAAGGCAAAATTTAGATGAAAACTGCTTACTTTGCTGCAAGCAGTTTGAAAACAGGTTTACCTCACTACAAAAGGTTTACTTACATGTTGTTTATCTGTAACTACGTGTAAAATATACATGCCTTTGTGTTGCTGAGCATTATTCCAGGTAAAGGTTTGCTTACCTGGCAATAGCTTACCTTTGAACACCTGAGCAATTTTTTTACCTTCCATACTCATCACCTGTACTACCCCATAAGCAGCCTGTGGCACATTGAGTTGCAAATGAATGCGGCCTTGTGAAGGATTGGGGTACAACGTAGTGATAGTGGCAGTATTTTCGGGCGATAAACCTACCGGATCATCTTTACGGTATTCAAATGCCCCTATGTCAAAAGTGGCACTGTTGGGGCGGTTAAAACCACTAAAATCAGCGTTGACTCCAAAACTTTTAGCTGCATCCAAACCTGCATCTATTGCTTTAGACCCCTCCATTAGTTTAAAATTGTTGGCGTTGGCTTCTGGGTTTTTGGCATTGGCAAAATTTACCTCACTTATAGTAGGAGCAAAAATATTGTTTTTGATAAACTCTTTAGCAGCATCACGTAACTCTTTAGAATTAAAATCTATATAGTTCTCATCAAATCCCTTCCAGAACGATTCTTTTTCATATTTGATGTTAGGTGCCACAATCAAGTTGTTATAAAAAATCCGGCGCCAATCAGCTTTTTCGTCCTGTTGTAAGGCAGAAGAAGAGTTGTAAAAAATACCTGACACTCCTGCTCCAATAATGGTGTTGTTGATAAAGTAATAGCCCTCTCTGAAGTCAAGCCTATGCCTTGACAAACGGTTGTGAGCAAAAATGCCATGTCGTTCTGAATTGACAATGATGTTGTTATAAAAGAAGGTATCTTGATTAGAAATGATCTGCACTCCTGAGCCCTTGAGTTGATTGGGATCATTAGAGTTATTTTTGTAGGCACTGAGTTGGTAAATAAAGTTGGAGTAAAACCTGCCTTTGGTGCCGCCACCAATCGAAAAGCCAAAGTTTTGGAACAGTTCTTTTTCAGTTCCATAGCCTATCACTGTATTGTTGTATACCCTGGTATCTTGTACAGCAAGGTTGATTTGTATGCCATCCCAACCTGCCCTTTCTATCAGATTGTTATAAATATGTACTGATTTTAGCAAGTGGGCATACATAGGCTTGCCACTACAGTATTTGTTGGTATTTTCATAACCACCAGTATGACCAATATACATTCCTTCGCCTTCGGTATCGTGAATGTAGCAATCATGTATTTTAAGGTCTTGCAGCGTAAAATTAGGGCGCCAAGTTTCAGCTTTGTTACACTCAGGGTCAGTTTTTGCCATAATTCCGGCAAACCCAGTGTTTTGTACCTCCACATTTTCTACTTCTATATTGGTAGATAACCCCTTGATATCAACCCCTGTACCCACCGCTTTTTGTACTTTAAACCCATATTTTACCGAAGCATCACCTGCTCCAGACAACTTGACATAGCGACTGGCTAAAACCCGGATGCCATCATTTGTCACTACCTGCCCTCCACAGTTTTTAATAATCACTGGTGCACCATTGCCCCCTACTATATTAATAATCCGGAGACCGTTATACACCCCAGCTTCAATACACAAGGTGTTCCCTTGACGTATTTTGTCATAAGGAGGTTGAGTACCGTCTATTTGACTAAAACCATTGACAACATCACTGGGCTTAAACGTAAAGTCGCAACCACAGTCTTGTGCAAGGGTAGCCTGTAAACAAAGTAAAGAGAAAAGCGAAAGGAAAAAAAGACGTTGAACATTCTGTATGTGAAACATGACGTTTTCTTGATGCAAGAACTGCCAAACCACCTTATGTCATATTCTATACCTCAATATTGCTTAACAAAACACATAGCAATGCTATCTGGTGATAGTTTTCACTATTTTTGGTGCAGCAATATGTAATTAAAATTCAGGTAATTTTTTTTTGTGATAAATGCACAAAAAAAGAAGAGGTTTAATATAAAATTCATCAGGCGCAAAACAGTTCTTTTGTGATTAGGATACTTAAGTATAGTTTTAGGTTGTTAATTCTGCAAGCAATGTGTTTTCAACCAAAATAACGAATATAAGAGCAACTTGTTCTTAAAAACACTCCTAAATACTTAGAGATGTGCTTTTTTATGGCAGAGTGTATTACGAGGAGTGTTGGTTGTGATATATGACTACTTAAATCGTTTTTTGACGATGAAAATAGAGGTAAGGTGTGTGTCCGGTTGTGTATGAAAGCAAATAATTAGAAAGGTTAGTTCATCAACTTTATATTGATAAGCCCTATTATTGGGGTAGGGTGCCAGGCTTACTTTTAAACCGTCTCTCAACCTGATTGTATAAAAAGTAAATGAAGCAAATTTTTATAGCGTATTAAAGCTACCCCCCTAAACAGTAGAACCCCAACAGTACTCTACCCTACTATTTTTCACCCTGATTTGTGTCTCCACAACCGAGTTTACGAGTCCTTAGATGCCGATAAATATCGGTGCTCAGCAAAGCTAAATCAAACCATCCACAAGCCTAAAAAACGACTTATTTTAGAGTTTCGATCGGTTGGTGAAAACACCATAGCCGTCAGGTTAAGAGAAGTATAATAAAAAATGTAGAAAATTCACTCAAAAATACCGTCACCGCCTCAGCCAGTGTCCCCACGCGCTGATCGAATCGCCAAAACTTGGTCACTGAAAGATGTTTTACGGAGTGAAAAAAATAGTAGCCTGACGGCTATGGTGAAAACACACAACCGAGGCGAGGACGGTACTTTTTTAAAAACCGAAGCTACATTTTACTGTGTTGAGCTCAACGAAGTTAAAAGCTGGGTAGAGTACCCCAACAGTTGTAATGCATACACCCCAAGGAAGTTGTGTAACATTAGATCATAATAAATTTACTCGTATTATAGTTTCCTATTGTAACATTAATTCTATAAAATCCCCGGCGGGCATTATTCCAATTAAAAACACGTTGCCCAGCCCTTAAATAACCACTGAACAACTGGTGTACTTGCTGTCCACCTATTCTTTCTATCTTAATAAACCCTTTGCCTGATAACTTAAAATTACATTTAAAGCTTACTCTATTTCCTGCTTTGTTGGCAAAAATGAACACTTTTGCCTGGTTGCGTCCGCTGTACTCAAACGCCCCTGCATCAGGTTTTCCCCCTGTACCTCGACTTACCCCATTAAAGTCAGTACTAAACCCAAAGCTACGAGTATTGCCACGCCCAGCATTAATACCCTGAGCACCCTTTGTCAAACGGTAATTGTTGGCGTCAATGACCAGGTTGTTAGCACTGGCAAATCTTGCTTGTTGAGCACTTGCTATCAATACATTTTTTTGTATGCTGGCTTTGGCATTGTCTCGCATAGCCTTACTGTTGAAATCTATGTAATTTTCGTTCATTCCTTTCCAGGTACGGGTTTTATGGTGGGCAGCACGTGGGGCAACAACTAAGTTATTGAAAAATATTCGTTTCCAGTTGAGCTTTTCGTCTTTTTGGTTAGTAGATGCCGAATTATAAAATATACTTGACAAACGTGCCCCTACCAAGGTATTGTTCAGGAAGTAGTAGCCTTCCTTAAAATTGAGCATTCGACGAGACAAACGATTATGAATGAAAATAGCGTGGCGTTCAGAGTTTACAATCACATTGTTGTAAAAGAAAGTATCTCCGTTAGAAATAATTTGAATTCCTGAACCTTTGAGTTGGTAAGGGTTACGTGCCTGGCTTTTAAAAGAGTTGAGCTGATAAATAAAGTTCGAGTAAAACCTTCCCTTAGTACCACCACCTATCGACCAGCCAAAGTTTTGATGGGCTCTCTTTTGTGTACCATACCCTATCACT
This genomic interval carries:
- a CDS encoding choice-of-anchor Q domain-containing protein → MINYSTSRGQNCGCTLTFKTNNPRGINILDGRKAPYNRLHTGGTLCIPSGNYQELRFVNFRGSKGKPITIKNCGGKVTTNNGITVLSSRYLKISGAGHFSVKYGIKINRAKGTGLDIKGLSSDVEVENVEVQNTGFAGIMAKTDPQCNKPKTWRKNFTFYNLKIHDCYIHDTHGEGMYIGYTGGYEKSNRRCGGRQIFGHLFKSVRIYDNIIVRTGWDGFQLNLAVQDVRVYRNTVIGYGTQKRAHQNFGWSIGGGTKGRFYSNFIYQLNSFKSQARNPYQLKGSGIQIISNGDTFFYNNVIVNSERHAIFIHNRLSRRMLNFKEGYYFLNNTLVGARLSSIFYNSASTNQKDEKLNWKRIFFNNLVVAPRAAHHKTRTWKGMNENYIDFNSKAMRDNAKASIQKNVLIASAQQARFASANNLVIDANNYRLTKGAQGINAGRGNTRSFGFSTDFNGVSRGTGGKPDAGAFEYSGRNQAKVFIFANKAGNRVSFKCNFKLSGKGFIKIERIGGQQVHQLFSGYLRAGQRVFNWNNARRGFYRINVTIGNYNTSKFIMI
- a CDS encoding DUF1987 domain-containing protein; protein product: MVEIISLEGTEDTPKIVLDPKNGVFEFTGRSLPEDAMDFYEPVVEWFGRYKNNPNAQTKVVFKLEYINSASTKACVDVLKALEPIPHTQVVWVYDDEDIEDLGKQFARLVEVPFQVTREEM
- a CDS encoding choice-of-anchor Q domain-containing protein, which translates into the protein MFHIQNVQRLFFLSLFSLLCLQATLAQDCGCDFTFKPSDVVNGFSQIDGTQPPYDKIRQGNTLCIEAGVYNGLRIINIVGGNGAPVIIKNCGGQVVTNDGIRVLASRYVKLSGAGDASVKYGFKVQKAVGTGVDIKGLSTNIEVENVEVQNTGFAGIMAKTDPECNKAETWRPNFTLQDLKIHDCYIHDTEGEGMYIGHTGGYENTNKYCSGKPMYAHLLKSVHIYNNLIERAGWDGIQINLAVQDTRVYNNTVIGYGTEKELFQNFGFSIGGGTKGRFYSNFIYQLSAYKNNSNDPNQLKGSGVQIISNQDTFFYNNIIVNSERHGIFAHNRLSRHRLDFREGYYFINNTIIGAGVSGIFYNSSSALQQDEKADWRRIFYNNLIVAPNIKYEKESFWKGFDENYIDFNSKELRDAAKEFIKNNIFAPTISEVNFANAKNPEANANNFKLMEGSKAIDAGLDAAKSFGVNADFSGFNRPNSATFDIGAFEYRKDDPVGLSPENTATITTLYPNPSQGRIHLQLNVPQAAYGVVQVMSMEGKKIAQVFKGKLLPGKQTFTWNNAQQHKGMYILHVVTDKQHVSKPFVVR